One genomic segment of Agromyces intestinalis includes these proteins:
- the dnaA gene encoding chromosomal replication initiator protein DnaA, giving the protein MTEQPITDVWAAVLDRLSEDESITPMLQGFLNLVLPKGIGGGTFYLEVPNDFTASMLNQRMRVPLLHAMTAITGPPVTSFYVVVNPELEEPRAPENAAPAPGSALGIGGGTAGTVGSAGGPMLRAVEDLPDSVDFPGAPHAVFETSADRPRDARLNPKYSFDSFVIGQSNRFAHAAAVAVAEAPAKAYNPLFIYGDSGLGKTHLLHAIGHYAMSLYPGIRVRYVSSEEFTNDFINSIANNRGSLFQQRYRNVDILLIDDIQFLQGKAETQEAFFHTFNNLHDHNKQVVITSDVPPKHLTGFEDRMRSRFEWGLITDVQAPDLETRIAILRKKAQSEQLQVPDDILEYMASKVSSNIRELEGTLIRVTAFASLNRTPVDMPLVQTVLKDLITDDTDNVVAPVDIITATADYFKLTVDDLYGSSRSQAVATARQIAMYLCREMTSLSLPKIGQLFGNRDHTTVMYANKKISELMKERRSIYNQVTELTSRIKQTSRVR; this is encoded by the coding sequence ATGACCGAACAGCCCATCACCGATGTCTGGGCAGCGGTCCTGGATCGCCTGAGCGAAGACGAGAGCATCACCCCGATGCTGCAGGGGTTCCTCAACCTCGTGCTGCCCAAGGGCATCGGTGGCGGCACGTTCTATCTCGAGGTGCCGAACGACTTCACCGCGAGCATGCTGAACCAGCGCATGCGGGTGCCCCTGCTGCACGCGATGACCGCGATCACGGGTCCGCCGGTCACCTCGTTCTACGTGGTGGTGAACCCCGAGCTCGAAGAGCCGCGCGCACCCGAGAACGCCGCGCCGGCTCCTGGCAGCGCGCTCGGGATCGGCGGCGGCACGGCCGGCACAGTCGGCTCGGCCGGCGGTCCGATGCTGCGCGCCGTCGAGGATCTCCCCGACAGCGTCGACTTCCCGGGCGCTCCGCACGCAGTGTTCGAGACATCCGCCGATCGTCCGCGCGACGCGCGCCTGAACCCGAAGTACTCGTTCGACAGCTTCGTGATCGGCCAGTCCAACCGCTTCGCGCACGCGGCTGCGGTCGCGGTGGCCGAGGCGCCGGCGAAGGCCTACAACCCGCTGTTCATCTACGGCGACTCGGGCCTGGGCAAGACCCACCTGCTGCACGCGATCGGGCACTACGCGATGAGCCTGTACCCGGGCATCCGCGTACGGTACGTCTCTTCCGAGGAATTCACGAACGACTTCATCAACTCGATCGCGAACAACCGCGGTTCGCTCTTCCAGCAGCGGTACCGCAACGTCGACATCCTGCTCATCGACGACATCCAGTTCCTGCAGGGCAAGGCCGAGACGCAGGAGGCGTTCTTCCACACGTTCAACAACCTGCACGATCACAACAAGCAGGTCGTGATCACGAGCGACGTGCCGCCGAAGCACCTGACCGGCTTCGAGGACCGCATGCGCAGCCGCTTCGAGTGGGGCCTCATCACCGACGTGCAGGCGCCCGACCTCGAGACGCGCATCGCGATCCTGCGCAAGAAGGCGCAGTCGGAGCAGCTGCAAGTGCCCGACGACATCCTGGAATACATGGCGTCGAAGGTGTCGAGCAACATCCGCGAGCTCGAGGGCACCTTGATCCGCGTGACGGCGTTCGCGAGCCTCAACCGCACTCCGGTCGACATGCCCCTGGTGCAGACGGTGCTGAAAGACCTCATCACGGATGACACGGACAACGTCGTGGCGCCGGTCGACATCATCACGGCGACGGCCGACTACTTCAAGCTCACGGTCGACGACCTGTACGGGTCGAGCCGCTCGCAGGCGGTCGCGACCGCGCGCCAGATCGCGATGTATCTCTGCCGCGAGATGACGAGTCTGTCGCTGCCGAAGATCGGGCAGCTGTTCGGCAATCGCGACCACACCACGGTGATGTACGCGAACAAGAAGATCTCCGAACTCATGAAGGAACGACGCTCGATCTACAACCAGGTCACCGAGCTGACCTCGCGGATCAAGCAGACGTCGCGCGTGCGCTGA
- the rpmH gene encoding 50S ribosomal protein L34: protein MSKRTFQPNNRRRAKKHGFRLRMRTRAGRAILAARRRKGRTELSA, encoded by the coding sequence ATGAGCAAGCGTACTTTCCAGCCGAACAACCGTCGTCGCGCCAAGAAGCACGGCTTCCGCCTTCGCATGCGCACGCGCGCGGGTCGCGCCATCCTCGCGGCACGCCGCCGCAAGGGGCGCACCGAACTCTCCGCGTAG
- a CDS encoding DUF721 domain-containing protein, translated as MAETSEASRLYRHFREIFGDDRPRRRLRRDGAEAAARTGSEPFAPGRDPKPLGDAIDQLSTQLGWQGPLSQHDLLSNWAEIAGAEIAKHSEPVAIEGGVLQVRCESTAWATQLRMMRSELLSRILERNPDAGVDTIRFQGPDAPTWKHGPRSVPGRGPRDTYG; from the coding sequence ATGGCTGAGACCTCCGAGGCATCCCGCCTCTACCGCCACTTCCGCGAGATCTTCGGCGACGACCGGCCGCGCCGCCGGCTGCGGCGCGACGGGGCGGAGGCCGCGGCCCGAACCGGCAGCGAGCCGTTCGCGCCGGGCCGCGACCCGAAGCCGCTCGGCGACGCCATCGACCAGCTCAGCACGCAACTCGGCTGGCAGGGTCCGCTGTCGCAGCACGACCTGCTCTCGAACTGGGCCGAGATCGCGGGTGCCGAGATCGCGAAGCACTCCGAGCCGGTCGCGATCGAGGGCGGGGTGCTGCAGGTGCGCTGCGAGTCGACGGCGTGGGCGACGCAGTTGCGGATGATGCGCTCCGAACTGCTCTCGCGGATCCTCGAGCGGAACCCCGACGCGGGCGTCGACACCATCCGCTTCCAAGGACCGGACGCCCCCACCTGGAAACACGGCCCCAGATCGGTTCCAGGGCGTGGCCCACGCGATACCTACGGCTAG
- the recF gene encoding DNA replication/repair protein RecF (All proteins in this family for which functions are known are DNA-binding proteins that assist the filamentation of RecA onto DNA for the initiation of recombination or recombinational repair.), with product MHVVRLSLTDYRNYARAELDLEPGATVLVGRNGQGKTNLVESIGYLATLGSHRVSGDQPLIRAGADAAIVRALLAHGDREVLVELQLNRQGPNRAQVNRSPAKPRDLPRVAHSVLFAPEDLAIVRGEPSVRRRMLDELLVQLTPRLSGVMADYDRVLRQRNSLLKSARARGLSAAALPTLDIWDERLVELGSELIDRRVALIADLAEPLAVAYGAIVDADHGPTLRAVLSIDGADAEDPGAAQQPAAGLAPVVGEGASTADRFAAALERLRPKELERGVTLAGPHRDDVLLLLNELPAKGYASHGESWSFALALRLAAAELLRRDSSTGDPVLVLDDVFAELDRRRRERLAAAISGYEQVLVTAAVLEDVPEPLTARIVHIEAGRIVDGERAGEASDG from the coding sequence GTGCACGTCGTCCGGCTCTCGCTCACCGATTACCGCAACTACGCGCGCGCCGAGCTCGACCTCGAGCCCGGCGCGACCGTGCTGGTCGGGCGCAACGGCCAGGGCAAGACGAACCTGGTCGAGTCGATCGGCTACCTGGCCACCCTCGGCTCGCACCGGGTGTCGGGCGACCAACCGCTGATCCGCGCCGGTGCCGACGCCGCGATCGTGCGCGCGCTGCTCGCGCACGGCGACCGCGAGGTCCTCGTCGAACTGCAGCTCAACCGCCAAGGTCCCAACCGCGCCCAGGTGAACCGGTCGCCGGCCAAGCCCCGCGACCTGCCGCGCGTGGCGCACTCGGTGCTCTTCGCGCCCGAAGACCTCGCGATCGTGCGGGGCGAGCCGTCGGTGCGGCGTCGCATGCTCGACGAGCTTCTCGTGCAACTGACACCGAGGTTGTCGGGCGTGATGGCCGACTACGACCGAGTGCTGCGCCAGCGCAACTCCCTGCTGAAGTCGGCTCGCGCACGCGGCCTGTCGGCGGCCGCACTGCCGACGCTCGATATCTGGGACGAACGGCTCGTCGAGCTCGGCTCCGAGCTGATCGATCGCCGTGTGGCGCTCATCGCCGACCTGGCCGAGCCGCTCGCGGTCGCGTACGGCGCGATCGTCGACGCCGACCACGGGCCGACGTTGCGTGCGGTGCTCTCGATCGATGGGGCCGACGCCGAAGACCCAGGTGCAGCTCAGCAACCGGCTGCAGGACTCGCACCCGTCGTCGGGGAGGGGGCGAGCACCGCCGACCGCTTCGCCGCCGCACTCGAACGACTTCGTCCGAAAGAGCTCGAGCGCGGTGTGACGCTCGCCGGCCCGCACCGCGACGACGTGCTGCTGCTGCTCAACGAGCTGCCGGCGAAGGGGTACGCGAGCCACGGCGAATCGTGGTCGTTCGCCCTCGCGCTGCGGCTTGCCGCGGCCGAGCTGCTGCGCCGCGACTCGTCGACGGGCGACCCGGTGCTGGTGCTCGACGACGTGTTCGCCGAGCTCGACCGCCGCCGGCGTGAACGACTGGCCGCCGCGATCTCGGGCTACGAGCAGGTCCTCGTGACGGCGGCCGTGCTCGAGGACGTGCCCGAACCGCTGACCGCGCGTATCGTGCACATCGAGGCCGGGCGCATCGTCGACGGCGAACGTGCGGGGGAGGCATCCGATGGCTGA
- the dnaN gene encoding DNA polymerase III subunit beta, giving the protein MKFQVNRDVFSEAVSFAVKLLPQRTTLPILSGVLIEATADGLVLSSFDYEVSSRTEIQADVEEPGTVLVSGRLLAEIAGRLPNAPVRIATEDSRISVSCGSATFTLLSMPVEEYPSIPEIGEQSGVVPADEFAAAVAQVAVAASRDDVTPVITGVQLEVRENNLSLVATDRYRVAIREIEWDGGGVADSTELTALVPARTLQEVGKTFGHSGTISVAITSRDDRELIAFSAEKKTVTSLLIKGNFPPVRRLFPDTVDNYAVMNTAELIEATRRVALVLEREAALRYSFSQDGLVLEAIGSEQAQASEQVDAILTGDDTVVSLKPQFLLDGLSAVPSEFVRISFTKTENPNKPGPVLITSQTSREQAGADTYRYLLQPNLLLR; this is encoded by the coding sequence GTGAAGTTCCAGGTCAATCGCGACGTCTTCAGTGAGGCGGTCTCGTTCGCCGTCAAGCTGCTGCCCCAGCGCACCACCCTGCCGATCCTCTCCGGCGTGCTCATCGAGGCCACGGCCGACGGGCTGGTGCTGAGCTCGTTCGACTACGAGGTGTCGAGCCGCACCGAGATCCAGGCCGACGTCGAAGAGCCGGGCACCGTGCTCGTCTCGGGCCGCCTGCTCGCCGAGATCGCCGGCCGCCTGCCGAACGCGCCCGTCCGCATCGCCACCGAAGACAGCCGCATCTCGGTCAGCTGCGGCTCGGCGACCTTCACGCTGCTGTCGATGCCGGTCGAGGAGTACCCGTCGATTCCCGAGATCGGCGAGCAATCGGGTGTCGTGCCGGCCGATGAGTTCGCGGCCGCCGTCGCGCAGGTCGCGGTCGCCGCGTCGCGTGACGACGTGACCCCCGTCATCACGGGCGTGCAGCTCGAGGTGCGCGAGAACAACCTGAGCCTCGTCGCGACCGACCGCTACCGCGTCGCGATCCGCGAGATCGAATGGGACGGCGGCGGCGTTGCCGACAGCACCGAGCTCACGGCGCTCGTGCCGGCCCGCACCCTGCAGGAGGTCGGCAAGACCTTCGGGCACTCGGGAACGATCTCGGTCGCGATCACCAGCCGAGACGACCGCGAGCTCATCGCGTTCAGCGCCGAGAAGAAGACGGTGACGTCGCTGCTCATCAAGGGCAACTTCCCTCCGGTGCGCCGGCTGTTCCCCGACACCGTCGACAACTACGCGGTGATGAACACGGCCGAGCTCATCGAGGCCACCCGACGCGTGGCCCTGGTGCTCGAGCGCGAGGCCGCGCTGCGCTACAGCTTCAGCCAAGACGGTCTGGTGCTCGAGGCGATCGGCAGCGAGCAGGCGCAGGCGTCCGAGCAGGTCGACGCGATCCTCACCGGCGACGACACCGTGGTGTCGCTCAAGCCGCAGTTCCTGCTCGACGGCTTGAGCGCCGTGCCGAGCGAGTTCGTGCGCATCTCGTTCACGAAGACCGAGAACCCGAACAAGCCCGGCCCGGTGCTCATCACCAGCCAGACCTCGCGCGAGCAGGCGGGCGCCGACACGTACCGCTACCTGCTGCAGCCGAACCTGCTGCTGCGCTGA
- the rnpA gene encoding ribonuclease P protein component, with amino-acid sequence MLAKANRLTSADDYRSVVRRGAKVAGAHTVSYLRSREAGSDARFGFIVSKKVGTAVRRNLVRRRLKAACHELVSEGITGVDVVVRALPTAAAADWAALRAEVRRAAHDRRVVRGSSSYSAGPVSAGSESSVGDGHA; translated from the coding sequence GTGCTCGCCAAAGCCAACCGCCTCACGAGCGCCGACGACTACCGGTCGGTGGTACGTCGTGGGGCGAAGGTCGCCGGTGCCCACACGGTGAGCTATCTGCGCTCCCGTGAAGCTGGCTCCGACGCGCGCTTCGGCTTCATCGTCTCGAAGAAGGTCGGCACCGCCGTTCGCCGCAATCTCGTTCGCCGTCGTCTCAAGGCCGCATGCCACGAACTCGTGTCCGAGGGCATCACCGGCGTCGATGTGGTGGTGCGTGCACTGCCGACCGCCGCAGCCGCAGACTGGGCGGCACTGCGCGCCGAGGTTCGTCGAGCCGCGCACGACCGCCGGGTCGTGCGCGGCTCGTCGTCGTATTCAGCGGGGCCCGTGTCAGCGGGCTCGGAGTCGTCAGTGGGTGATGGGCATGCGTGA